The Impatiens glandulifera chromosome 3, dImpGla2.1, whole genome shotgun sequence genome contains a region encoding:
- the LOC124931497 gene encoding 40S ribosomal protein S13-like — MGRMHSGGKGISASALPYKRTPPSWLKISSQDVDDNIFKLAKKGMTPSQIGVILRDSHGIAQVKSVTGNKILRILKAHGLAPEIPEDLYHLIKKAVAIRKHLERNRKDKDSKFRLILVESRIHRLARYYKKTKKLPPVWKYESTTASTLVA, encoded by the exons ATGGGTCGTATGCATAGTGGAGG GAAGGGTATCTCCGCATCTGCACTGCCATACAAGAGAACTCCTCCCAGTTGGCTCAAGATCTCATCTCAAGAT GTCGATGACAACATCTTCAAGCTCGCCAAGAAAGGCATGACTCCTTCTCAGATCGGTGTCATTCTTCGTGATTCTCACGGAATTGCCCAGGTCAAGAGCGTTACAGGAAACAAGATCTTGCGTATCCTCAAGGCTCACG GACTTGCACCTGAGATTCCCGAGGATCTTTACCATCTGATTAAGAAGGCCGTTGCCATTAGGAAGCATCTTGAGAGGAACAGGAAGGACAAGGACTCCAAGTTCAGGCTCATTCTAGTTGAGAGCAGGATTCATCGTCTTGCCCGTTACTACAAGAAGACTAAGAAGCTTCCTCCAGTCTGGAAATA TGAATCTACTACTGCCAGTACTCTTGTTGCTTAG